From Pseudomonas sp. StFLB209, a single genomic window includes:
- a CDS encoding Maf family protein has protein sequence MPPVLYLASGSPRRRELLTQIGIPFNVLSAQIDESPLPDEPPASYVERLARGKAAAGLALLDHEPACVMGADTAVVLDGRILGKPQDEADALAMLAALSGREHQVLTAVAVLDRQRCESRVVSSQVRFRAISADQARAYWSTGEPQDKAGSYAIQGLAAIFVEALHGSYSAVVGLPLCETADLLGLFGIPCWQGPEGEQP, from the coding sequence ATGCCACCTGTGCTTTACCTGGCTTCCGGTTCACCGCGACGTCGTGAGCTGCTGACCCAGATCGGCATCCCTTTCAACGTGCTGAGCGCGCAGATCGACGAAAGCCCTTTGCCTGATGAGCCACCGGCCAGTTATGTCGAGCGTCTGGCGCGGGGCAAGGCGGCGGCCGGCCTGGCCTTGCTCGACCATGAGCCTGCCTGTGTCATGGGCGCTGACACGGCAGTGGTGCTGGACGGTCGAATTCTTGGCAAACCGCAGGATGAGGCCGATGCCCTGGCCATGCTGGCTGCCTTGTCGGGGCGTGAACACCAGGTACTCACCGCCGTGGCGGTGCTTGATCGGCAGCGCTGCGAAAGTCGGGTGGTGAGCAGTCAGGTGCGGTTCAGAGCGATCAGCGCCGACCAGGCGCGGGCTTATTGGTCCACGGGCGAGCCGCAGGACAAGGCGGGCAGCTATGCGATTCAGGGGCTGGCAGCCATATTTGTCGAGGCCCTGCACGGCAGTTATTCCGCGGTTGTCGGCTTGCCGTTGTGTGAAACAGCAGACCTGCTGGGGCTTTTCGGCATACCCTGTTGGCAAGGCCCGGAAGGTGAGCAGCCATGA
- the rng gene encoding ribonuclease G: MSEEILINITPMESRVAVVENGVLQEVHVERTQRRGIVGNIYKGKVVRVLPGMQAAFIDIGLDRAAFIHASEISLREGSAVEPISSLVHEGQSLVVQVTKDPIGSKGARLTTQLSIPSRYLVYMPRTAHVGISLKIEDEGERERLKKVVSDCVEQEGIKEAGGFILRTAAEGAGADEILMDIRYLRRLWDQIGEQIKTISPPSVIYEDLGLALRTLRDLVSPRIEKIRIDSRETFQKTGQFVTELMPEIADRLEHYPGERPIFDLYGVEDEIQKALERKVPLKSGGYLVVDPAEAMTTIDVNTGAFVGHRNLEETIFKTNLEAATAIARQLRLRNLGGIIIIDFIDMEDVEHQRQVLRTLEKQLERDHAKTNIIGITELGLVQMTRKRTRESLEQILCEPCHCCQGRGKLKTPETICYEIFREILREARAYQAVGYRVLANQRVVDRLLDEESGNVAELEAFIGRTIRFQVESMYSQEQYDVVLL, from the coding sequence ATGAGTGAAGAAATCCTGATCAATATCACCCCCATGGAGTCCCGTGTGGCGGTGGTCGAAAACGGTGTTCTGCAAGAGGTCCACGTCGAGCGCACCCAGCGTCGCGGCATTGTCGGCAATATCTATAAAGGCAAGGTCGTCAGGGTCTTGCCCGGCATGCAGGCTGCCTTCATCGACATCGGCCTGGATCGGGCAGCATTCATTCATGCCTCGGAAATCTCCCTGCGCGAAGGCTCGGCGGTCGAGCCGATCAGCTCGCTGGTGCATGAAGGCCAGAGCCTGGTGGTCCAGGTCACCAAGGACCCTATCGGCAGCAAGGGCGCACGCCTGACCACGCAGTTGTCCATTCCGTCGCGCTATCTGGTGTATATGCCGCGCACCGCGCATGTCGGCATCTCACTGAAGATCGAAGACGAGGGCGAGCGCGAGCGCTTGAAAAAGGTGGTCAGCGACTGCGTCGAGCAGGAGGGCATCAAGGAGGCCGGCGGGTTTATCCTGCGTACCGCTGCCGAAGGCGCCGGTGCCGACGAAATCCTCATGGACATCCGTTACCTGCGCCGCCTGTGGGATCAGATCGGCGAGCAGATCAAGACCATCAGCCCGCCCAGCGTCATCTACGAAGACCTGGGTCTGGCGTTGCGTACTTTGCGCGACCTGGTCAGCCCGCGGATCGAGAAGATCCGCATCGACTCGCGGGAAACCTTCCAGAAGACCGGCCAGTTCGTCACTGAACTGATGCCCGAGATCGCCGATCGCCTGGAGCACTACCCCGGCGAGCGACCGATCTTCGATCTGTACGGCGTCGAGGATGAAATCCAGAAAGCGCTGGAGCGCAAGGTGCCGCTTAAGTCCGGCGGCTACCTGGTGGTCGATCCGGCCGAGGCAATGACGACCATCGACGTCAATACCGGTGCTTTTGTCGGTCATCGCAACCTTGAAGAAACCATCTTCAAGACCAATCTGGAGGCGGCCACCGCCATCGCCCGGCAACTGCGCCTGCGCAACCTGGGCGGCATCATCATCATCGACTTCATCGACATGGAAGACGTCGAGCATCAGCGTCAGGTGCTGCGCACCCTGGAGAAACAGCTCGAACGCGACCATGCCAAAACCAACATCATCGGCATCACCGAGCTTGGCCTGGTGCAGATGACCCGTAAACGTACCCGTGAAAGCCTGGAGCAGATCCTTTGCGAGCCCTGCCACTGCTGTCAGGGGCGCGGCAAGCTGAAAACGCCGGAGACCATCTGCTATGAGATATTCCGCGAAATCCTGCGTGAGGCCCGGGCGTATCAGGCGGTCGGTTACCGGGTGCTGGCCAACCAGCGGGTCGTTGACCGCCTGCTCGACGAAGAGTCGGGCAATGTCGCGGAACTTGAAGCCTTCATTGGCCGAACCATTCGCTTCCAGGTCGAGTCAATGTATTCCCAGGAACAATACGACGTTGTGCTGCTGTAG
- the mreB gene encoding rod shape-determining protein MreB, whose protein sequence is MFKKLRGMFSSDLSIDLGTANTLIYVRERGIVLNEPSVVAIRTHGNQKSVVAVGTEAKRMLGRTPGNIAAIRPMKDGVIADFSVCEKMLQYFINKVHENSFLQPSPRVLICVPCKSTQVERRAIRESALGAGAREVFLIEEPMAAAIGAGLPVEEARGSMVVDIGGGTTEIALISLNGVVYAESVRVGGDRFDEAIVTYVRRNYGSLIGESTAERIKQEIGTAFPGGEVREVDVRGRNLAEGVPRAFTLNSNEVLEALQESLATIVQAVKSALEQSPPELASDIAERGLVLTGGGALLRDLDKLLAQETGLPVIVAEDPLTCVARGGGRALEMMDKHSMDLLSSE, encoded by the coding sequence ATGTTCAAGAAACTGCGTGGCATGTTTTCCAGTGATCTTTCTATCGACCTGGGCACTGCCAACACCCTTATTTACGTGCGTGAGCGCGGTATTGTCCTGAATGAACCCTCGGTTGTTGCCATCCGCACCCACGGCAACCAGAAGAGCGTCGTCGCTGTAGGTACCGAAGCCAAGCGCATGCTGGGCCGTACTCCAGGCAACATTGCTGCCATTCGTCCGATGAAAGATGGTGTGATCGCCGATTTCAGCGTCTGCGAAAAGATGCTGCAGTACTTCATCAACAAGGTTCATGAAAACAGCTTTCTGCAGCCAAGCCCGCGCGTGTTGATTTGCGTTCCGTGCAAGTCCACCCAGGTTGAGCGCCGCGCCATCCGTGAATCGGCACTCGGTGCCGGTGCCCGTGAAGTGTTCCTGATCGAAGAGCCGATGGCCGCTGCCATCGGTGCCGGCCTGCCGGTTGAAGAAGCCCGCGGCTCGATGGTCGTCGACATCGGTGGTGGTACCACCGAAATCGCCCTGATCTCGCTCAACGGCGTGGTCTATGCCGAATCCGTACGGGTTGGCGGTGACCGTTTCGACGAGGCCATCGTGACTTACGTGCGCCGTAACTACGGCAGCCTGATCGGCGAATCCACTGCCGAGCGTATCAAGCAGGAAATCGGCACCGCGTTCCCGGGTGGCGAAGTCCGTGAAGTTGACGTTCGTGGCCGTAACCTGGCCGAGGGCGTGCCGCGTGCCTTTACCCTGAACTCCAACGAAGTGCTTGAAGCCCTGCAGGAGTCGCTGGCGACCATCGTTCAGGCGGTCAAGAGCGCGCTGGAGCAATCGCCACCTGAGCTGGCTTCGGACATCGCCGAGCGCGGCCTGGTGCTGACCGGTGGTGGCGCCCTGCTGCGCGACCTCGACAAGTTGCTGGCCCAGGAAACCGGCCTGCCGGTAATCGTTGCCGAAGACCCGCTGACCTGTGTGGCTCGTGGCGGTGGCCGCGCGCTGGAAATGATGGACAAGCACTCCATGGACCTGCTCTCCAGCGAGTGA
- the mreD gene encoding rod shape-determining protein MreD, with protein MVSHVSGRNGWVVWLTFAIGLLLSIVPLPQFMEFFRPMWLALLMTFWALTLPHRIGMTTAWLLGLMEDVLYGTLLGQHALILTLITCLVMALQQRLRIYPMWQQCLILLVVYGVAQLAQLWLSALTGNRQPTLTLVLPALVSALLWPWISYGLRGLSKRLKIN; from the coding sequence ATGGTTAGTCATGTATCCGGGCGCAATGGCTGGGTGGTCTGGCTGACGTTCGCCATCGGCCTGTTGCTCAGTATCGTACCGTTGCCACAGTTCATGGAGTTCTTCCGGCCCATGTGGCTGGCGCTGTTGATGACCTTCTGGGCGCTGACCCTGCCGCATCGCATCGGCATGACCACCGCCTGGTTGCTGGGGCTGATGGAGGATGTGCTGTATGGCACCTTGCTGGGCCAGCATGCATTGATCCTGACGCTGATCACCTGTCTGGTCATGGCCTTGCAGCAGCGCCTGCGGATCTACCCGATGTGGCAGCAATGCCTGATCCTGCTGGTGGTCTATGGCGTCGCGCAACTGGCCCAGTTGTGGCTCAGCGCGCTGACGGGCAATCGCCAGCCGACCCTGACCCTGGTCCTGCCGGCGCTGGTCAGTGCCTTGCTGTGGCCATGGATCAGCTATGGCTTACGCGGGCTGAGCAAACGCTTGAAAATCAATTAA
- the gatA gene encoding Asp-tRNA(Asn)/Glu-tRNA(Gln) amidotransferase subunit GatA, producing the protein MHQMTLAEIARGLADKKFSSEELTRNLLERINKLDPQINSFITVTEDLAITQAQAADARRAAGETGALLGAPLAHKDLFCTQGVRTSCGSRMLDNFRAPYDATVVEKLAKAGTVTLGKTNMDEFAMGSANESSYYGAVKNPWSLEHVPGGSSGGSAAAVAARLLPATTGTDTGGSIRQPAALTNLTGLKPTYGRVSRWGMIAYASSLDQGGPLARTAEDCALLLQGMAGFDAKDSTSIDEPVPDYSATLNDSLKGLRIGLPKEYFGAGLDPRIAQLVQDSVKELEKLGAVVKPISLPNLQHGIPAYYVIAPAEASSNLSRFDGVRFGHRCEEPKDLTDLYKRSRGEGFGPEVQRRIMVGAYALSAGYYDAYYLKAQKIRRLIKNDFMNAFAEVDVILGPTTPNPAWKLGTKSSDPVAAYLEDVYTITANLAGLPGLSMPAGFVDGLPVGVQLLAPYFQEGRLLNIAHQYQLNTDWHTRAPEGF; encoded by the coding sequence ATGCATCAAATGACTCTGGCCGAGATCGCCCGCGGACTCGCCGACAAGAAATTCTCCTCTGAAGAGCTGACCCGCAACCTGCTCGAGCGCATCAATAAGCTCGACCCGCAGATCAACAGCTTCATTACCGTCACCGAAGACCTGGCCATCACCCAGGCCCAGGCCGCCGATGCCCGGCGTGCTGCCGGCGAAACCGGCGCACTGCTCGGTGCCCCGCTGGCACACAAGGACCTGTTCTGCACCCAGGGTGTGCGCACCAGTTGTGGCTCGCGCATGCTCGACAACTTCCGGGCGCCGTACGACGCCACGGTTGTGGAAAAGCTCGCCAAAGCCGGCACCGTGACGCTGGGCAAAACCAACATGGACGAATTCGCCATGGGTTCGGCCAACGAGTCGAGCTACTACGGTGCGGTGAAAAACCCCTGGAGCCTTGAGCACGTACCCGGCGGTTCGTCCGGCGGCTCCGCAGCGGCGGTTGCCGCGCGCCTGCTGCCCGCGACCACCGGCACCGACACCGGCGGCTCGATTCGTCAGCCTGCTGCGCTGACCAACCTCACCGGCCTGAAACCGACCTACGGTCGTGTTTCGCGCTGGGGCATGATTGCCTACGCATCGAGCCTCGACCAGGGCGGCCCGCTGGCCCGCACCGCTGAAGACTGCGCCCTGCTGCTGCAAGGCATGGCCGGCTTCGACGCGAAAGACTCCACCAGCATCGATGAACCGGTGCCGGACTACAGCGCGACCCTGAACGACTCGCTCAAGGGGCTGCGCATCGGCCTGCCGAAAGAGTACTTCGGTGCTGGCCTGGACCCGCGCATTGCGCAACTGGTGCAAGACAGCGTCAAGGAGCTGGAAAAGCTCGGCGCCGTGGTCAAGCCAATCAGCCTGCCGAATCTGCAGCACGGCATCCCGGCCTATTACGTCATCGCGCCGGCCGAGGCATCCTCGAACCTGTCGCGTTTCGACGGCGTGCGCTTCGGCCATCGCTGCGAAGAGCCCAAAGACCTCACCGACCTGTACAAGCGTTCGCGTGGCGAAGGTTTCGGCCCTGAGGTGCAGCGCCGCATCATGGTCGGTGCCTATGCGCTGTCGGCCGGTTACTACGATGCCTATTACCTCAAGGCACAGAAGATCCGCCGGCTGATCAAGAACGACTTCATGAACGCCTTTGCCGAGGTCGACGTAATCCTCGGCCCGACCACGCCGAACCCGGCCTGGAAGCTCGGCACCAAGAGCAGCGACCCGGTCGCCGCGTATCTGGAAGACGTGTACACCATCACCGCCAACCTCGCCGGCCTGCCAGGCCTGTCGATGCCGGCCGGGTTCGTCGACGGCCTGCCGGTCGGCGTGCAATTGCTCGCTCCTTACTTCCAGGAAGGTCGCCTGCTGAACATCGCGCACCAGTATCAGCTAAACACTGACTGGCACACCCGCGCCCCTGAAGGCTTCTAA
- a CDS encoding septal ring lytic transglycosylase RlpA family protein, protein MRRLLIACSLLSLLAGCASHTIDPHGYDQIGTASYYGNAHHGKRTASGEPFDQHALTAAHRQLPFGTRVKVTNLNNERSVVLRINDRGPHTRGRLIDVSREAAEQLGMLRSGTAKVRIQSLE, encoded by the coding sequence ATGCGCCGATTGCTCATTGCCTGTTCCCTGCTTTCCCTGCTGGCTGGCTGCGCCAGCCACACCATTGACCCGCACGGTTACGACCAGATCGGTACCGCGTCCTATTACGGCAACGCCCACCATGGCAAGCGCACCGCCAGCGGCGAGCCGTTCGACCAGCATGCCCTGACCGCCGCGCATCGCCAGTTACCCTTCGGCACCCGGGTCAAAGTCACCAACCTCAACAACGAACGCAGTGTCGTGCTGCGGATCAATGACCGTGGCCCGCACACCCGCGGCCGGCTGATCGATGTGTCCCGCGAAGCCGCCGAGCAACTGGGCATGCTGCGCAGCGGAACCGCCAAAGTCCGTATCCAGAGCCTGGAATGA
- the gatC gene encoding Asp-tRNA(Asn)/Glu-tRNA(Gln) amidotransferase subunit GatC: MALERSDVEKIAHLARLGLDDADLPRTTEALNSILGLVDQMQAVDTNGIEPLAHPLEASQRLREDAVTEQNHRDEYQAIAPAVEQGLYLVPKVIE, translated from the coding sequence ATGGCGCTCGAACGCAGCGACGTGGAAAAGATCGCCCATCTGGCCCGCCTGGGCCTTGACGATGCCGACTTGCCACGCACCACCGAAGCACTGAACAGCATTCTCGGCCTGGTCGACCAGATGCAAGCGGTCGACACCAACGGCATCGAACCGCTGGCGCACCCTCTGGAAGCCTCGCAGCGCCTGCGCGAAGACGCCGTCACCGAACAGAATCATCGCGACGAATACCAGGCCATCGCCCCAGCGGTCGAGCAAGGCCTGTATCTGGTACCGAAAGTCATCGAGTAA
- the mreC gene encoding rod shape-determining protein MreC: MLAVLSVTLMVVDARFTLLKPVRSQMSLVLMQAYWVVDLPQRLYQGVASQFGSRTELLAENEKLKTEALLLQGRLQKLAALTEQNVRLRELLNSSALVNEKVEVAELIGMDPNPFTHRIIINKGERDGVFLGQPVLDARGLMGQVVELMPYTARVLLLTDTTHSIPVQVNRNGLRAIASGTGNPERLELRHVADTADIKEGDLLVSSGLGQRFPAGYPVATVKEVIHDSGQPFAIVRAVPTAALNRSRYLLLVFSDGRSPEERAAEAAQAQESLDRSEAAVAPATPATYAPVLSNIPGALLPFYPGPIPGLAAPATHSTPQPASPAPASSRPAARPAASPPAAAPANRTPSTSREPIDG; encoded by the coding sequence GTGCTGGCGGTGCTGTCTGTAACGCTGATGGTGGTGGACGCCCGTTTCACCCTGCTCAAGCCGGTGCGCAGCCAGATGTCGCTGGTGCTGATGCAGGCTTACTGGGTCGTCGATTTGCCACAGCGTCTTTATCAGGGCGTTGCCTCGCAATTTGGCAGCCGCACCGAGCTGCTCGCCGAAAACGAGAAACTCAAGACTGAAGCCTTGCTGCTGCAAGGGCGCCTGCAGAAACTGGCAGCCCTGACCGAGCAGAACGTGCGGCTGCGCGAATTGCTCAACTCCTCGGCGCTGGTCAACGAGAAAGTCGAGGTGGCCGAACTCATCGGCATGGACCCCAACCCGTTCACTCATCGCATCATCATCAACAAAGGCGAGCGCGACGGTGTGTTCCTCGGCCAGCCGGTGCTCGATGCCCGCGGGTTGATGGGCCAGGTGGTCGAGTTGATGCCTTATACCGCCCGGGTCCTGCTGCTGACCGACACCACTCATAGCATTCCGGTGCAGGTCAACCGCAACGGCTTGCGCGCTATCGCCAGTGGTACAGGCAACCCGGAGCGTCTGGAATTGCGGCATGTGGCCGATACCGCTGATATCAAAGAGGGTGATCTGCTGGTCAGCTCTGGCCTGGGCCAGCGCTTCCCGGCCGGTTATCCGGTGGCGACGGTCAAGGAAGTGATTCACGATTCCGGGCAACCGTTCGCCATTGTGCGGGCGGTGCCTACTGCCGCTTTGAATCGCAGTCGCTACCTGCTACTGGTGTTTTCTGACGGGCGTTCGCCTGAAGAGCGTGCCGCAGAGGCGGCCCAGGCCCAGGAAAGCCTGGACAGAAGCGAAGCCGCGGTAGCGCCTGCGACACCTGCCACTTACGCGCCGGTGCTGTCGAACATTCCGGGGGCGTTGTTGCCGTTCTACCCAGGCCCTATACCGGGCCTTGCGGCGCCGGCCACGCACAGCACGCCGCAGCCGGCCAGCCCTGCGCCGGCCAGCAGTCGCCCGGCCGCCAGGCCGGCGGCGAGCCCACCGGCAGCGGCCCCCGCGAACAGAACACCGTCCACCTCCCGGGAGCCTATTGATGGTTAG
- the gatB gene encoding Asp-tRNA(Asn)/Glu-tRNA(Gln) amidotransferase subunit GatB, which yields MQWEVVIGLEIHTQLLTQSKIFSGSATTFGSEPNTQASLVDLGMPGVLPVLNKEAVRMAVKFGLAVDAEIGQHNVFARKNYFYPDLPKGYQISQMELPVVGKGHLDITLEDGTVKRVGITRAHLEEDAGKSLHEDFSGMSGIDLNRAGTPLLEIVSEPDMRSAKEAVAYVRAIHALVRYLGICDGNMAEGSLRCDCNVSIRPKGQVEFGTRCEIKNVNSFRFIEKAINSEIQRQIDLIEDGGKVVQQTRLYDPNKDETRAMRSKEEANDYRYFPDPDLLPVIIEDSFIEATRATLPELPQQKRERFQSQFGLSSYDASVLASSREQADYFEQVVSISGDAKLAANWVMVELGSLLNKQGLEIEASPVSAEQLGGMLLRIRDNTISGKIAKMVFEAMANGEGSADEVIDKRGLKQVTDSGAIEAMLDEMLAANAEQVEQYRAADEAKRGKMFGFFVGQAMKVSKGKANPQQVNELLKTKLEG from the coding sequence ATGCAATGGGAAGTCGTCATCGGGCTGGAAATCCACACCCAGCTTTTGACCCAATCGAAGATTTTCTCCGGCAGTGCCACCACGTTCGGCTCCGAGCCCAACACCCAGGCCAGCCTGGTTGATCTGGGCATGCCGGGCGTGCTGCCGGTGCTCAATAAAGAAGCCGTGCGCATGGCGGTGAAGTTCGGCCTGGCGGTCGATGCCGAGATCGGCCAGCACAACGTGTTCGCGCGCAAGAACTACTTCTACCCTGACCTGCCCAAGGGCTACCAGATCAGCCAGATGGAACTGCCGGTGGTCGGCAAGGGCCACCTGGACATCACTCTGGAAGACGGCACGGTCAAGCGCGTCGGCATTACCCGGGCGCACCTGGAAGAAGACGCTGGCAAGAGCCTGCACGAAGATTTCAGCGGCATGAGCGGCATCGACCTGAACCGCGCCGGCACGCCCCTGTTGGAAATCGTTTCCGAGCCTGACATGCGCAGCGCCAAGGAAGCGGTCGCCTATGTGCGCGCCATTCATGCGCTGGTGCGCTACCTGGGCATCTGCGACGGCAACATGGCCGAAGGCTCGCTGCGCTGCGACTGCAACGTCTCGATCCGGCCAAAGGGCCAGGTCGAGTTCGGCACCCGCTGCGAGATCAAGAACGTCAACTCGTTCCGCTTCATCGAAAAGGCCATCAACAGCGAGATCCAGCGCCAGATCGACCTGATCGAAGACGGCGGCAAGGTCGTGCAGCAAACTCGCCTGTACGATCCGAACAAGGACGAAACCCGTGCCATGCGCAGCAAGGAGGAAGCCAACGACTACCGTTACTTCCCCGACCCGGACCTGCTGCCGGTGATTATCGAAGACTCGTTCATCGAAGCCACCCGCGCCACCCTGCCCGAGCTGCCGCAACAAAAGCGCGAGCGCTTCCAGAGCCAGTTCGGCCTGTCCAGCTACGATGCCAGCGTACTGGCCAGCAGCCGCGAGCAGGCCGATTACTTCGAGCAGGTGGTCAGCATCAGCGGTGACGCCAAGCTGGCGGCCAACTGGGTCATGGTCGAGCTGGGCAGCCTGCTCAACAAGCAAGGCCTGGAAATCGAAGCGTCGCCGGTCAGTGCCGAGCAACTGGGTGGCATGCTGCTGCGCATTCGCGACAACACCATTTCCGGCAAGATCGCCAAGATGGTCTTCGAAGCGATGGCCAATGGTGAAGGCAGCGCCGATGAAGTCATCGACAAGCGCGGCCTGAAGCAGGTAACCGACAGCGGCGCGATCGAGGCGATGCTCGACGAGATGCTTGCCGCTAACGCCGAACAGGTCGAGCAGTACCGCGCCGCCGACGAGGCCAAGCGCGGCAAGATGTTCGGCTTCTTCGTTGGCCAGGCGATGAAAGTCTCCAAAGGCAAAGCCAACCCGCAACAGGTCAACGAACTGCTTAAGACCAAACTGGAAGGCTGA